In Paralichthys olivaceus isolate ysfri-2021 chromosome 1, ASM2471397v2, whole genome shotgun sequence, the following are encoded in one genomic region:
- the LOC109645038 gene encoding serine/threonine-protein kinase BRSK2-like isoform X9 — translation MSSSGKDANSGHYANYVGPYRLEKTLGKGQTGLVKLGVHCVTCQKVAVKIVNREKLSESVLMKVEREIAILKLIEHPHVLKLHDVYENKKYLYLVLEHVSGGELFDYLVKKGRLTPKEARKFFRQIISALDFCHSHSICHRDLKPENLLLDEKNNIRIADFGMASLQVGDSLLETSCGSPHYACPEVIRGEKYDGRKADAWSCGVILFALLVGALPFDDDNLRNLLEKVKLGVFHMPHFIPPDCQNLLRGMIEVDAGKRLTLEQIQKHTWYLAGKNEPEPEQPVPRKVAIRTLAAAEEIDPDVLESMHSLGCFRDKDKLAKDLLSEDDNQEKMIYFLLLDRKERYPSQEDQNLPPMSEIADPPRKRVDSPMLSRHGKRRPERKSMEVLSVTEGGSPVPVRRALDMATHGQRSRSISGASSGLSTSPLSSPRPNRRFFIPPQSPDLCQSPNCSPTHSLEVRLNGVGPRTPNSYHPKMGSPLMHPRTQTLPAKPRASEKPLQTTRSNPLPNSVQTPTTPKSEPSTPCQPLAPCIPNSPRVRRHPPLTVPPKLSIPLSPVPPMLPLRRHHLHPDHNGKSVPITQVTPHPSPRGSPLPTPKGTPVHTPKDSPAGTPSPTPPPSPSIGGMPWRTRLNSIKNSFLGSPRFHRRKMQVPTQEDMSSLTPDSSPELAKKSWFGNFINLEKEEQIFIVIRDKPLSSIKADIVHAFLSIPSLSHSVISQTSFRAEYKSTAGPTVFQKPVKFQVDITYTESSGATKEIGIYSVTFTLLSGPSRRFKRVVETIQAQLLSSSDPPGVQPQISGSPLSNFFDVIKQLFSDEKNIQASHPPGAPATPSSPAKHAPGSKPSQPPPNDSKCPPSKDKTKMAASNRTQEQP, via the exons GTCGAGCGGGAAATAGCGATTCTCAAACTCATAGAACATCCTCACGTTTTAAAACTGCACGACGTCTACGAAAACAAGAAATACCT GTATCTGGTGCTGGAACACGTGTCCGGGGGGGAACTCTTCGACTACCTGGTGAAGAAGGGTCGGTTAACGCCCAAAGAGGCCAGAAAGTTCTTCAGACAGATCATCTCGGCCCTGGACTTCTGCCACAGTCACTCCATATG CCACAGAGATTTGAAGCCGGAGAACTTGTTGTTAGACGAGAAGAACAACATCAGGATAGCGGACTTCGGCATGGCGTCTCTGCAGGTCGGGGACAGTCTGCTGGAGACCAGCTGTGG ATCTCCACACTACGCCTGCCCAGAGGTGATCAGG GGGGAGAAGTACGACGGGAGGAAAGCAGACGCCTGGAGCTGCGGAGTCATCCTGTTCGCACTGTTAGTG GGCGCTCTCCCGTTTGATGACGACAACCTGAGGAATCTTTTGGAGAAGGTGAAGCTGGGAGTTTTCCACATGCCTCACTTCATCCCTCCAGACTGTCAGAACCTCCTGCGCGGCATGATTGAAGTGGACGCTGGGAAGAGGCTCACG TTAGAGCAGATCCAGAAGCACACGTGGTACCT agcTGGAAAGAACGAGCCCGAGCCGGAGCAGCCGGTCCCCAGGAAGGTGGCCATCAGGACGCTGGCTGCAGCCGAGGAGATCGACCCTGACGTCCTGGAGAGCATGCACTCGCTGGGCTGCTTCAGAGACAAGGACAAACTGGCCAAAGACCTGCTGTCTGAgga tgACAACCAGGAAAAGATGATCTACTTCCTCCTCCTGGACCGTAAGGAGAGATATCCCAGCCAGGAGGACCAGAACCTGCCTCCGATGAGCGAGATCG CTGACCCACCCAGGAAGCGCGTGGACTCGCCGATGCTGAGCCGTCACGGCAAACGGAGACCGGAGAGGAAGTCCATGGAGGTGCTGAGCGTCACGGAGGGGGGGTCTCCTGTACCGGTACGACGAGCCCTCGACATGGCAACGCACGGACAGAG gtcgCGGTCGATCAGCGGGGCGTCCTCCGGTCTGTCCACGAGTCCTCTCAGCAGTCCCCGG CCCAATCGGCGGTTTTTCATCCCGCCCCAGTCCCCGGACCTGTGTCAGTCCCCCAACTGCAGCCCCACCCACTCCCTTGAGGTCCGCCTCAACGGGGTGGGGCCGCGCACGCCCAACTCCTACCATCCAAAGATGGGGTCCCCCCTCATGCACCCACGCACCCAGACTCTCCCGGCCAAACCCAGAGCGTCCGAGAAGCCCCTGCAGACCACCAGGTCCAACCCGCTCCCCAACTCAGTCCagacccccaccacccccaaATCTGAGCCCTCCACACCCTGCCAGCCTCTGGCGCCCTGCATCCCCAACAGCCCCCGGGTGAGACGCCACCCTCCCCTGACCGTGCCCCCAAaactctccatccctctctcccccgtGCCTCCCATGTTGCCCCTCCGCCGCCACCACCTCCACCCTGACCACAATGGCAAATCTGTCCCCATCACGCAGGTGACCCCTCACCCCTCCCCAAGAGGGAGCCCTCTCCCCACCCCCAAAGGCACCCCGGTGCACACGCCCAAGGACAGCCCGGCCGGCACGCCCAGCCCCACGCCCCCGCCCAGCCCTTCCATCGGCGGTATGCCGTGGAGGACGCGCCTCAACTCCATTAAGAACAGTTTCCTGGGCTCGCCGCGCTTCCACCGCCGGAAAATGCAag TTCCCACCCAGGAGGACATGTCCAGTCTGACCCCCGACTCGTCTCCAGA ACTGGCGAAGAAGTCATGGTTCGGTAACTTCATCAACctggagaaagaggagcagatCTTCATCGTCATCAGAGACAAACCCCTCAGCTCCATAAAGGCCGACATCGTCCACGCCTTCCTCTCC ATTCCGAGTCTCAGCCACAGCGTCATCTCTCAGACTAGTTTTCGGGCGGAGTACAAGTCCACCGCCGGGCCCACGGTTTTCCAGAAGCCGGTGAAGTTCCAGGTGGACATCACCTACACCGAGAGCTCCGGAGCCACCAAGGAGATCGGCATCTACTCCGTCACCTTCACTCTGCTCTCAG GTCCCAGTCGACGTTTCAAACGTGTGGTTGAGACCATCCAGGCTCAGCTGCTCAGCTCCAGCGACCCGCCGGGCGTCCAGCCGCAGATATCCG GCAGCCCGTTGAGTAACTTCTTTGACGTAATTAAACAGCTTTTTTCAGACGAGAAGAACATCCAAGCGTCGCACCCCCCCGGCGCCCCCGCCACGCCTAGCTCCCCCGCCAAGCATGCCCCCGGCAGCAAGCCCAGCCAGCCTCCGCCCAATGACTCTAAATGCCCCCCcagcaaagacaaaacaaagatgGCCGCCAGCAACAGGACACAGGAACAACCTTAA